The following are encoded together in the Conger conger chromosome 11, fConCon1.1, whole genome shotgun sequence genome:
- the ela3l gene encoding elastase 3 like — MIPFVLASVLFASAYGCGRPPIEPLNTPRVVNGVDARPHSWPWQISLQYLRDAEWRHTCGGSLIATNWVMTAAHCINPKLTYRVFVGKHNLLLDEPESQAITPELLIVHEKWNPIFVALGNDVALIKLSEHVTLTNQVQLACMPAPGTLLANNYPCYITGWGRLYTNGPIADNLQQALMPAVDHANCSKPDWWGGALRTSMVCAGGDGVVGGCNGDSGGPLNCKNADGIWEVHGIASFVSGLGCNYVKKPTVFTRVSAFNDWINQAMMNN, encoded by the exons ATGATTCCCTTCGTGTTGGCTTCTGTCCTCTTCGCTAGCG CCTACGGGTGTGGCAGGCCCCCCATCGAGCCCCTGAACACCCCCCGGGTGGTCAATGGAGTGGACGCCCGTCCCCATAGCTGGCCCTGGCAG atcTCTCTTCAGTACCTGAGAGATGCAGAGTGGAGACACACCTGTGGAGGTTCCCTCATCGCCACCAACTGGGTCATGACTGCTGCCCACTGTATCAA CCCCAAGCTGACCTACAGGGTGTTTGTCGGGAAGCACAACCTGCTGCTGGACGAGCCCGAGTCCCAGGCCATCACCCCCGAGCTGCTCATCGTCCACGAGAAGTGGAACCCCATCTTCGTCGCTCTGGG CAATGACGTGGCCCTGATCAAGCTGTCGGAGCACGTGACCCTGACCAACCAGGTCCAGCTGGCCTGCATGCCCGCCCCCGGGACCCTCCTGGCCAATAACTACCCCTGCTACATCACCGGCTGGGGCAGGCTCTACA CCAACGGCCCCATTGCTGACAACCTGCAGCAGGCCCTGATGCCGGCCGTTGACCACGCCAACTGCAGCAAGCCCGACTGGTGGGGCGGGGCCCTCAGGACCTCCATGGTGTGCGCCGGGGGCGACGGCGTCGTGGGAGGCTGCAAT GGTGACTCTGGCGGACCCCTGAACTGTAAGAACGCCGACGGGATCTGGGAGGTTCACGGCATCGCCAGCTTCGTCTCCGGTCTGGGCTGCAACTACGTGAAGAAGCCCACCGTCTTCACCCGTGTGTCCGCCTTCAACGACTGGATCAACCAG GCTATGATGAACAACTAA